In Chrysoperla carnea chromosome 2, inChrCarn1.1, whole genome shotgun sequence, the following proteins share a genomic window:
- the LOC123292178 gene encoding N-acetylglucosamine-6-phosphate deacetylase: MNPSSSKTIQFSNCRLLRHHKIILDDLWVRNGKVINPEKVFFDEKIFPDVVIDCKGVLISPGFVELQINGGFGVDFSQESENVEEDVRKVSKGLLAHGVTAFCPTLVTSPKHVYHKVIPRIKKQAGGKHGATILGLHIEGPYINKEKKGAHPPEYIRDLDEGMHSVLDMYGSLEDVKILTLAPELSRAPEVIEELTKLGITVSVGHSIGNLSDGELAVKHGATMITHLFNAMLPFHHRDPGLVGLLTSDQIPEGKTIYFGIISDGIHTHPTALRIAHRTHPDGLFLVTDAISALGLEEGTHYIGQLGIDVRGDSAYITGTNTLCGSISSMNICVQIFKKSTSCSTVTALEAATLHPARAINMSKQKGTLDFDADADFIFLDDDLNVLSTWISGECVYEKFNNSYEIKKF, from the exons ATGAACCCTTCTTCAtcaaaaactatacaattttcaaattgtcGTCTTTTACggcatcataaaattattttggatgaTTTGTGGGTGAGAAATGGAAAAGTTATAAAcccagaaaaagttttttttgatgaGAAAATCTTTCCGGATGTGGTAATTGATTGTAAGGGTGTATTAATTTCTCCCGGTTTTGTAGAACTGCAAATAAATG gTGGATTTGGAGTTGATTTTTCGCAAGAGTCGGAAAATGTCGAAGAAGATGTCCGTAAAGTATCAAAAGGCTTATTAGCACATGGCGTGACAGCGTTTTGTCCAACATTAGTAACATCTCCGAAACATGTTTATCATAAAGTGATACCGAGAATTAAGAAACAAGCTGGTGGTAAACATGGAGCTACAATTCTTGGATTACACATAGAGGgaccatatataaataaagaaaaaaaaggcgCTCATCCACCGGAATACATTCGTGATCTAGATGAG gGAATGCATTCTGTATTAGATATGTATGGATCTTTGGAAGATGTAAAAATTCTAACATTAGCTCCCGAACTATCTAGAGCACCAGAGGTAATTGAAGAATTGACGAAACTAGGCATTACTGTTTCTGTTG GACATTCGATTGGAAATTTATCGGATGGCGAACTCGCTGTAAAACATGGAGCAACAATGATAACACATTTATTCAACGCCATGTTGCCT TTTCATCATCGTGATCCTGGATTGGTGGGATTGTTAACATCTGATCAAATTCCAGAgggaaaaactatttattttggtataatATCTGATGGTATCCATACGCACCCAACTGCACTTCGAATAGCTCATCGTACTCATCCTGatg GTTTGTTCTTAGTCACAGATGCCATCTCAGCCTTAGGTCTTGAAGAAGGCACTCATTATATTGGACAATTGGGTATCGATGTTAGAGGTGATAGTGCTTATATCACAGGAACAAATACATTATGTGGTAGTATTTCAAGTATGAACATTTGcgttcaaatattcaaaaagtctactt CATGTTCAACTGTTACTGCATTAGAAGCAGCAACATTACATCCAGCTAGAGCTATTAATATGAGTAAACAAAAGGGAACTTTAGATTTTGATGCTGATGctgatttcatatttttggaTGATGACTTAAATGTCTTATCAACATGGATTTCTGGTGAatgtgtttatgaaaaattcaataattcatacgaaataaaaaaattttaa